In the Flavobacterium sp. 90 genome, AATGCGCCATTTCGACAATTTTTTTAGCAGGAGTTACAGTTCCTAATGCATTTGAAACTTGTGTAAAAGCAACCAAACGTGTTTTAGGATTCAGCAATTTTGCATATTCATCAAGTAGAATTTGACCGTCATCATCTACCGGAATTACACGAAGTTTCAATCCTTTTTTATCAGCTAATCTTTTCCACGGAACAATATTAGCATGATGTTCCAGATTACTTACTATGATTTCGTCTCCGGCAACCAGATTATGATCTCCCCAGCTTTGTGCAACCAAATTTATACCTTCTGTGGCACCGCGAACAAATACAATTTCGTTTACAGAAGTCGCATTTAAAAAAGTTTTTACTTTTTCGCGAGCAGCTTCATAAGCATCAGATGCACGAGCAGCAAGTTCATGTGCAGCACGGTGAATATTCGAGTTTTCATGTTCATAGAAATACGCAATACGATCAATTACCGATTGTGGTTTTTGAGTCGTTGCCGCATTATCAAACCAAACTAAAGGTTTTCCGTTTACTGTTTCACGTAGAATCGGGAAATCTTTCTTGATTAATTCTGCATTAAAATTAGTACCTATAATTCCGTTCAGTTCTGTTGATCCAAGAGTGCTTCGTACAATTGCATTTGGACTTTTTTTATCAAAAACAAAAGGATTCTGATCTAAGAAATAATAGTTATTTCCAGGTCCATTTCCACTTGATGGAGAAATATCACGTCTTTTAAATTGCGTATCAACCGTTGCCAAAGCTGCTTGTAATTCAATTTCAAAAGAAGAATTTTCGGTTTGAAAAGGCAAATATTGATTGTTCAGCAATAAATCAGAGAAAAATTTATCTTCGGTCAATTGTGGTGAACCTCCATTTTTTAAATTATGATCATAAAAACCAGTCTGCGGATCGTTCATATTCAGATTATAATCTTCCTGAATTCCTGACGTTGTAACACCGCTTTGAGGATCAAATCCCGCTCCGGCATTTGGATATAAAGCCGAGGCACCAGTATTACTTCCATAATTAGTAACAGTTGGCGTTACTCCAAAACCAGTGAAGGAATTAGGAGTTGGCGCTATATTTACCGGATTTTGCGTTGGGATTGGCGCTAATATATTAGCGCCGCCCGATTGCAATAACGTTTCGGCAATTTTAGTCGCACGAGGATGTTCGCTTTTATCCGGACTCAACGAAATCTCTTTCGGGAATTCGTTGGGTAAAGCCTTGAACAATTCGTTTGCCAAATTTTGCAAATCGTCAATGTTAGGTAAACCGTTGTTGTTAGTATTTATACTCATGATACTTTCCTATTTCTACATCTTCAAGAACTGCGATGGCGTCATCTACTAAAACTGCTAGTGAGCAATATAGAGATACAAGATAAGAAGCGATTGCTTTTTCATTTATTCCCATAAAACGAACTGATAATCCAGGAGATTGTTCGCCTTGTAAACCTGGCTGAATAAGTCCGATAACGCCCTGACGGCTTTCTCCGGTTCTTAAAAGTATGATTTTTGATTTACCATTTACGATTGGCAATTTATCCGATGGAATAAGCGGAATTCCTCTCCAGGTTAAAAATTGTGATCCAAATAAAGAAGTTGTTGGAGGCGGAACACCACGACGTGTACACTCACGACCAAAAGCTGCAATTGCCAATGGATGTAAAAGGAAGAAACCTGGTTCTTTCCAGACTTTAGTCAATAATTCGTCTAAATCATCTGGAGTTGGCGCGCCAGTTCTTGTTTTTATGATTTGAGAAGGAGCAACGTTGCTCAATAAACCATAATCTTTATTATTGATTAATTCGCTTTCCTGACGTTCTTTGATTGTTTCAATTGCTAAACGAAGCTGCTCAGAAATTTGATTGTATGGTTTGCTGTATAAGTCCGAAACACGTGTATGTACTTCTACAATAGTTTGAACGGCAGCAAGATTATATTCTCTTGGATTCTCAATATAATCGACAAAAGTATTAGGTAAAATTCTTTCGTCTCTTGCAGAACAATCTACTTCAATATGAGTTCCGTCTTTTACTTTATTCAAACGGAAAACTCCTGATTCTACAGGAACCCAATGTAAAAGATGTGTTAGCCAACGTGGAGATATTGTCCCGATTTGCGGAACCGAACGTGTCGCAATTGCTAATTGTCTTGCTGCTACATCGCCTAATGCGGTTTGTTGTTGTTTAGATTCAGCCATGATTTAATGGTTTAAAGGTTAATTTATTTTTTGTTTAAAAGATATAATAGGTCTTCAATAGCATAGCCTATTTTTATTAATGCAAATCAATAGTTTAATGTGCCTTTAGGTACTAAATATCGGTAGTAATTAGTTTAAAAATACATCGGCGTGCCGTAGGTACGCAACAAAATGATCATTATTGCGTACCTACGGCACGCTTAAATTGATTTCAATTCCTGTTTTCTACCAATATTTAGTACCTAACGGTACAAAAAATATGCTTTCAATCCTTGATTTGAATTAAAAGTAAATTTATATTAAAGATAAAAATTTCTAAAAGTAAAAGATGTTTAATTTACTTTAAAAAACTCTTAAGTTGTTGAATTTCATAACTAAGAAAAGAACCCAAATAATTCTTCAACCGAAAGATATCGTTCTCCCGTATCATAATTAAAAGTCAGAATCACAGAACCCTGTGGAATGTCTTTTAATTTTTTTGAAACTCCTGCAAGAGCCGCTCCTGTTGAAACTCCGCCAAAAATTCCTTCTTTTTGTGTTAGTTTTTTAGCAAAATTAAAAGCATCATTTTTTTCAACGGTAATAATTTCATCCACATATTCTCTATTGAAAACTTCTGGAATAAATCCTGCGCCAATTCCCTGTAAAGGATGTGGAGCTGGAATTCCTCCGCTCAAAACCGGAGATAAAGCAGGTTCTACCGCAATAGTTTTAAGATTTGGAAAATGTTGTTTTAATATTTTAGAAACTCCAGTAATATGTCCGCCTGTTCCAACGCCTGTAATCAGATAATCAATTCCGTCCGGAAAATCGGCAAGGATTTCCTGAGCCGTTGTTCTTTCGTGAACTTCAACATTGGCAGGATTTGTAAATTGGGAAGGTAAAAAAGCATTGTTAATAGTTGCCGCTAATTCCTTTGCTTTTTCAACCGCACCCGAAGTTCCTTTTTCTCTTGGAGTCAAAACATATTCGGCACCATAAGCTTCAATGATTTTTCGGCGTTCAACGCTCATTGATTCCGGCATTACAATAATAACTTTATAGCCTTTTACGGCTGCGACCAGTGAAAGCCCGATTCCTGTATTACCCGAAGTTGGCTCTATAATAATTGAATCAGGATTTAAAAGACCTCTTTTTTCAGCATCTTCAATCATTGCCAATGCAATTCTATCTTTGATACTTGAACCCGGATTTGATTTTTCGAGTTTAATCCAAACCTCGTGGTCCGTAAAAAGTTTGTTCAGTTTAATATGGGGCGTGTTCCCAATGGTTTCTAAAATGTTTTGGTATTTCATGTTTGATATTTTTGATATTTTGGTTTTGGTATATTCTATATAGAATAAAAAATCGGTTCGGGAAATGGATTATTGTCCTTGATCTTCATTTCATTTTTATGATAAACCACTGAATTTGATGGAATCGTGTACGTAAGCCAAACATTTCCGCCAATAAGCGAATCGTGTCCAATAGTTGTTTGCCCGCCCAGAATCGTGCTATTTGCATAAATAATCACGTTATCCTCAATGGTCGGATGCCTTTTTATAAACGCTTCTTCCTTTTTTACACTCAAAGCACCAAGCGTCACGCCTTGGTATATTTGAACATTATTTCCGATAATCGCTGTTTCACCAATAACAATTCCGGTTCCGTGATCTATGGCAAAATCTTCTCCTATTTGTGCTCCCGGATGAATTTCTATGCTCGTTTTTATGTGTGCATATTCAGATATGGTTCTGGCAAGAAGTTTTAAATCCTGCTCCCATAATTGATGTGAAAAACGATAAATAGAAATAGCGAAAAACCCGGGATACGAATACAAAACTTCTGCAAGAGTTTTGGCAGCGGGATCTTTGGCAAAAATTGTCTGAGCGTCGTTTAGCGCTTTTTTATGTAAATAAGGTATCGCTTCAAAGAACGTTTTGGTTTGTTGTTTACTATTTTCGTCTTTAGGTGCAAAATCTAAAACAAGCTCGTCGAATTGCTTTTCTAATTCATCAATTTTATTTTCAATCGTCGTCAAGCATCCAAATGATTTTGAAGTGTTTGAAAATAATATGGCGAATAACTCATCAATAAATTTATGAATTAATTTCTTCTCAGGAAGAATTAATAATTGTTGATGTTGTTTTGCTATTTCTTGATAAAATGAATTCATAATCGATTTATTTTAGGATTAGAAAATGCTTATTGTTTTTTTAAAAGTGCTCCGCCTGGCATTACTTCAGGTTTCAATTTGAATTTACTGTATTCTACAACTCCTGTTTTATCTGCCCAATCAAAATACGAAGCCGAAAGTTTGTTTACAATTCCCGGATTTTGCTGTGCCACATTTGCGGTTTCGCCTCTGTCTGTTTCGATATTGTAAAGTTCCCATTCGTAAGATGGATAAGTCGAAACCAATTTCCATTTGCCATCCCTAACCGCTCTGTTTCCCGCTCTTTCCCAGAATAATGGTGCGCCTCTATCGACCTGAGAAACATTATTAAATAAAACAGGCAACAAACTGCTTCCAACCAAGGGGTTTGTCGTCACACCATTATATTCTTTGGGATATTCGATTCCGGCTAATTCATAGAAAGTAGGAGCGAGGTCAATAATATGTCCGGTTCCCTTATCAATTCGGCCAGCTTTAATTTTTGATGGAAACCACGCAATAAACGGAGAACTGAATCCGCCTTCGTGCATATTGTTTTTATATTGTTGTAAAGGTGTATTCGATAAATATGCCCAGTTTTGTTCCTGATAATCAAACGATCCAGAAGTTCCAACTGGTCCGTCATTTCTAACAAGTCCTCTTCCTAAAGGATTATAAGTATTAAATCCGCCTTGAGCGCCATTATCGGAAATGAAAATAATCAGCGTGTTTTTATCTTTTTTTAAAGCTTTTAGTTTGTCTAAAACTTTCCCCACATTCTGATCCATATTATCGACCATTGCGGCGTAAACTTCCATTTTGGCTTTCCAGAATTGTTTTTCGTCATACGATAATTTATTCCATTCCGGAACCTCAGGATCTCTTGGTGCAACAGTTTGATCAGCTGGTAAAATGCCGTTTGCTTTTAGTTTTTCAATCCTTTTTTCTCTAAGAATATCCCAGCCTTCATCAAATTTCCCTCTGTATTTGGCAATATCTACAGGTTTTGCCTGCAAAGGCCAATGTGGAGCTGTAAAAGCGAGGTATAAAAAGAAAGGTTTATTTTCTTTGTTTTGTTCGTCTAAAAAAGTCACAGCATTATTCCCAATTTCATCTGTAAAATAATATGAATCATCTTTTGGATGTAATTCTTCGTTATTGCGAATTAATTTTACCGGATAAGGTGTTTTCCCGAAGGGCAAAGGTTTTGTATCAAAATAATTTGAAGCGCCTTTTAAGATTCCGTAAAATTTATCAAAACCTCTCTGATTTGGCCATTGCGCCTGATCTTCAGAACCTACGTGCCATTTTCCCGAAAGTAAAGTGCTGTAACCACCGGAACGAAAAACTTCACCTAAAGTCAAAGATTCTTTATTTAGATAACCTTGATAAGCTGGTAATCCCAAATTGACATCAAAAAATCCCATTCCCGCTTTATGCTGATATTGTCCCGTTAATAAAGATCCTCTTGTAGGCGCGCAAATCGAGTTATTGTAAAATTCGCGTAGACGTAAACCTTCAGTAGCAAGTTTATCCAAATTAGGTGTTTTAATTTCTGAACCATAATTTCCTAAATCAGAATATCCCATATCATCTACCAGAATTAAAATAATATTTGGTTTTGATGAGGTAGTTTGGGCGTGGCTAAAAGAGCCAAATGTGATTAAGAGATTAAGGGTAATAAATGCTTTTTTCATTTTGTTTTTTAGATATAATTCAACAACTCTTTTGATACAAATTTTGTAACAAACAGTGTTTTATAATTGGCAATAAGAGATTTTTGGTATTTTGAAAAGATTCGATTTCCCCTTTTATATTAGAAATAAAATCCAGCGCTAAGCGAAATTATAATAGCAGAATTAGCAACAGATACACATATAACAAAAGTTGTTATAGATGTGTTTTTTTGGAAGAATGGAATACGATATGCTTTCTGTTGTTTTCAAAATTTAGTTTGTTTGGTTTAAATGATATTTTAAAACTCTACTAATTCTATAGACAAAGTTAAATTTAAAATAAAGAAATCCAAATAAATCTGTAGTTATTTTTTTGAAGAGTAGGAGCGTTGTTGCTTTTTGTTGTTTTAATGTGTTGATTTTTAATTATTTGTTGTTGTTTTTGGGGAAATAAAAAAGCAAGCGAAAAATGTGATTTTAAATACATTTCTTACTTGCTTTAAATATTAATTTTGATAAAAATGTCAATTCTTTGCGTTTCAACGGATTAAAATCCGTTGCTACAATATGAATCGTTCCTCTGGAACTTTATATAGAATCTTTTTAATCTTTGGCTTTAAAAAAGATTAACGGCAAAGATTTTAAAACGCAGAGTTCGCAAAGCGTTATTAATTTTCCTTTGCGAGCTTTGCGTAAACCTTAGCGTTTTTTGCGGTTAAATCAGCATCACGTTACGAAAATACTTTATTCTAAAATGAACTTATATAACTTATATGGTAAAAAAACTATTTACTAAATAACAAAAAGGCAATAATCAAAGTAACAATAACATTGAATAATTGCGCTATTAAAAACGCATACAAAGGCTTTCGACTATTATTACTCAACAAATCTTTAAAATTAGTTTCTAAGCCAATACTCGTAAAAGCTAATGCAAACCAAATTCCCTGAAGATTTTTTAAGCTATCTTTTACTTCGTCACGAACTTCAGGAGTAATTAAGAACGAAAATATCAATGAAGCCAAAATAAAACCAATAACGAACTTAGGAAATCGTTCCCATATTACGCTTAATGTTGGTTTTGATTCTATAGCTTCCGCCGATTTATTATGAGTATACGTCCAATAAACGGAAATTGCAAAAGCAGCTATTCCTAACAAAACATTTTGAGAGAATTTTACAATTGTACTAATTTTCAAAGCTGTTTCGCCAACCAAAGAACCAGAAGCGACAACGGCTCCGGATGTATCGATACTTCCGCCAAGCCATGCTCCGGTAACTTCTTCGGGGAAATTGAAGTATTTGGCAATTATAGGCATGAAAATCATCATGGGAATCGCCGTTACCAAAACAATCGAAATAACATAAGACAGTTTTTTTGAATCACCTTTAATCGCGCCTGAAGTGGCAATTGCAGCAGAAACTCCGCAAATGGAAACAGCGCTCGAAATCATCATCGTTAATTCATCGTCGACTTTTAGTTTTTTGCACAGCCAAAAAGCAAAATACCAAACGGATAATACAACGACTAAAGCCTGAATTAATCCCAAAGAACCTGCTTTTAGAATGTCTGAGAAAATAACGCTGGTTCCTAATAAAACCAATCCAATTTTGACAAATACTTCTGTAGAAAGCGCAGATCGAAACCAATCCGGAAGTTGAAAGAAATTACCAATTGCGAGACCAATCGCTAAACTGAAAATTACAGCTTCGAGATTAAGTCCTTTTACTCCAGTATTTCCAGCAATAATAAGTGCAATAACGGTTAATATATAAACGATTGGAAAACCCAATAAAAAGTGTTTTACAGATTTTCCGATTAAGAAAGCGCCGAAAGTTCCGATAGAAATGAAATATAAAAATTGTAATCCGAGGATCTTTAAGTTTTCAAAATCGAATACATCTTGGAATAAATCGGTTCCGTTTGACCATTTGAAAACAGGAATCTCAGGAAGAAAAACAAAAAGAGAAATCCCGATGATTATAAAACCGAGAATTACGACAGTCCAGTCTTCGTGAATGTTGAATGATTTGGTTGGGGTTGACATTGTATTATTTTATTATCCTAACAGGTTTTTAAAACCTGTTAGGTATTTATTAGTTTATGGATAAATTTTTGTTTTGAATAGCCTCCAACTTTACCTGGAGTATATATATATATATTGTAATTGACATTGGCTTTAGTCGAATTTTTATATTGTGATTTTCGCTGACTTTAAAACTAAATACCTAACAGGTTTTAAAAACCTGTTAGGATATGAGAAGAACTATAAATCGACAAAATATTTTTGCTTGCCAAAATCAAATTCGTAATGTGTTAGATTTGGCCATAAAGGATTTACCAGACCTTTTTCCCAGTTTTGTAAAGCAAGGTGTAGTTCCTTCACTTTTTCCGGATTTTTTTGAGCAAGATCTGTTGTTTCAGATTTATCTGTAGCCAAGTTATAAAGCCATTCTTCGTGTGTTTTTCCGCTGATGATTAATTTCCAATCTCCGCTTCTGACGGCTTTTGCGTCGCCGGAACGCCAGTACAAAGTTTTGTGTGCTTCTTTATTTTTATTTACGGTACTTACAAGATCTACGCCATCATAAACGCGGTCTTTTGGCAAATCAGAATGGATTGCAGCAGCAATTGTACTGAAAATATCCAATGTACTTACCGGAGTTTTATAGATAGTATGAGGTTTAATTTTTCCTTTCCACGAAAGTGCAAACGGAACATTTACACCGCCTTCAAAATGAGAAAACTTTCCAGCTTTTAATGGCGCATTTGTAGTTGCAAAAGTATAATCGGCGCCACCATTGTCACTCGCAAAAAAGATCAGAGTATTATCTTCAAGACCTTCTTTTTTGACTTTGGCTCTGATTCTTCCCACGGCATCATCTAAGGCGCTAATCATGGCAAAATAAACACGTTTGTTTTCGTCTTTTACATTAGGAAAACGATCGTAATATTTCTTACGAACCTGAAATGGCGTATGAGGCGCATTAAAAGGAACATATAATAAGAAAGGTTTGTTTTTATTTCTATCAATAAAAGCTTCAGCTTCATCAGCAAATGTCTCTGTTAGATAGGCTTTATTGTGAATAATTGTAGTATTACGACGAATTTGTCCGATCCCGACGCGGCCATTTCCCCAAATCATTTTATCGGTAAAATCTTTATGATGATGGTTGATAATATCCGGATTATCATCTTCTGGAGTATAAAGCGAAAATGCTTGATAAAACCCATAATGGTAATCGAAACCTCTGTCTAAAGGAAAAAATCCTTTGTTGTGACCCAAATGCCATTTTCCAATAATTGCTGTACTATAACCTTCTCTTTTGGCAAGATCTGCAAACGTAATTTCAGATTGTGGCAAACCTTGTGTAGCTATAGAAGCTTCGTTTGGATAATTAATTTTTGGATTTAGTCTCCAATTATTGGTATTGATTAAATATTTGAATCCGTAATATTCAAGATTGTTTTTTGGATAGCGATCTCCGGGTTGAAATTCATGTCCAAAACGTTCCTGATAACGTCCAGTCAGAATTCCAGCACGAGAAGGCGAACAAATAGAAGCAGAAACATATCCGTCCTGAAAAGTCACTCCTGAAGCCGCCAAAGAATCTATTTGCGGTGTTGGTGTTGATTTTCCTCCGTATAACGAAATGTCATATTTCCCTAAATCGTCAGCAAGAATAATAATGATATTTGGCTTTTTGAAGGAACTTTCTGTGGGAACTTTCTCTGCTAGAAATTCCTTTTTTCCTTCAAGTAATTTTTGATCGGGTTTTATCAAGGTTCCATCTGTATTTATTGGCCAGAATAAAAATACCGCCAATAGAAAAATAATCGCAACTATTGGAAGGATAATCTTTTTTGCTTTGGATAATGCCATGGTTTGGTTTTTGGTTTTTTGGAAATGATGTAGTTAACGACAATCTTTGTTAAAGTTAAATAATTTTGCAAAGACTTTCATATTAGGTTATTATGTGAATTTTTGTCATTTCGACGGAGGAGAAATCACACATCTAGCTCGACAAAGATTGTCAACATTCTTTGTCTAGCTACTTGTGGAGATCCCTCGTTCCTCGGGATGACAAAAATGGAGATTATGACTGCGAGAGCTTTGTCAAAGTTTTGAACTTTTACAAAGCTTACACTCTGTGACAATGATTGAGATTATTTCGAAGCCAAAGCCACATCAACATCGTTTTTCAAATCTCCTAAACCTTCTTTTTTGAAAACAATCTTTCCGTCTTTGTATAAAATCAAAGTTGGGAAAACTTTTACTGTTTTTAAATCAGCGATTACTTGTGGACTATCTTCCAGATCGATTTCTACGACTTTAAGATTGCTTCCGTATTGTGCTTTTATAGTTTCTAAAACTGGCTTCACTTTTTTGCAAGCACCACAATATATCGAACCAATATCTACTAAAACATCTTTGTTTTCAGCAATGATTTTTTTGTATTCGGCTAAGGTTAATTTACTTTTAGAATTAGCATAAAAAGGCTTTCCGTTTCCAATCCAGTTGGCGATTCCGCCTTCAAGACTATAAGCTTCTCTGAAACCGTTTTTTAATAAAGCTTCTGCTAACCACACACTTCTTCCGGCGCCAATAGAGTAGGTAAATACCGGTTTTGTTTTGTCTAATTTTGCTACTTGAGCAGCATAATCTTTAAACTCTAAATTAAAATTTACAGCACCATTTATATGGTTTAAGGCAAATTCTTCGGGACCACGAGCATCAATTATTTGAGGCTTTTTCTCGGCTTTAATTTTAGTATAATACACGTCTAATGAAACCGTTGTTGGACTTTTTTCTTGTGAAAAACCTACGATTGATAGAAACAGTATTAGGGCTGTAATACTGTTTCTTATTATTTTATTTTTTTTCATGGTAGTATTAAGATTAAACTTGCTCTAAAACCGGAGTTTGTTCAGCAATTTCGACTGTTTTGGCTTTTAATGGAAACGCAATTACACCTTCGGCAAGTGGAGATCCTTCTTTTTTAGATTTGAATATTGGCCATAAAAATTGTGCGTACCATTCTTCTTGTTTGTATGATTTTGTTCCGTATGATTCTGGGAATTTACGCGTGATTAACCCAGTTCCGAAAATAACATCCCAGATAAAAAACATATTTCCGAAGTTTCCTTTAAAGTGTCCAACTCCGTCACCGCTTGTATCTGCGTGATGCGCATGATGTGTTGCAGGAGTAGAAATCAAGCGTTCTAAAACCCATGCAATCGGATGTAAAACTTTATATTTATAAAACGGTTTGTCCCACGCAAGGCTAGAATGCGCTCCTAAAGTGATGATACTTTTGATTACCAAAACAAACAAAGCAGGCAATCCTAAACCTAAATACGTTAAAGTTGCAGTCAAATAAATCTGAGAAAAGAAAACCGTATAAATAAAGTTTTGTCTCGATGCCATCGCCATTCCCATATATGGAGCCGAATGGTGCGTTCTATGAAATCTCCATAAAAATGGTACTTGATGATGCAAACGGTGGTACCAATATTGCGTTAAATCATCGGCAATTGCAATAAGGAAAAATCCTCCCCAAAACGGAACCCATGATAATGTATTAGCCAAATTCGGAATTAAATATGGTAAAGCAGTCAAGCTGAAAAATGCAATTACAGGCGGTAAAAGCAATTTTGGAGCAAGAAAACAAATGATATCTATTTTACGTTCCTGACCAGTCCATTGGTCGTCGTATAAACCTGCACCAAATTCAATAACTCCCAGAACAAGCATGAAAACGGTTAATCCCCAAGTTCTGATGTGTTCGAATGCGGGTTTCGAAAATTCTAAAAATGATGGTAATGCAATGTGCGATTCTGCTACAACACCATTCGTTAATTTAAAATAAAGGAAAATTGCCAATACAGGCAAAGTGTATATTAAAAGACTGATAAATAAATCTTTTGTTAGTTTTTCTTTTTGAACTATTGCCATGATTTCTTATTTTAAAAATTGATTAATTAGTGCTAAACCTCCCGCCAATATTACTAGCGGAACTAAAAAAACGATCGCTCCCACGATAATTTTTTTTCCTATAATTTCATAGTCTACTCGTTTCATAATTGGTAAATTTTGGTGTGTTGTTCTTTTTTAAATATTTTATAATCTATTATGATAGATGTATTTAAGCTAATAAAATGTAAAAATAAAAAATAAAACTTCTAACTCTATAGATATAGTAGAGTTTTATTTAATTGTTTTTAATAAAATTTGTTATAATCCTTATTTTACCTTCTGAATAGTTGGAAGTGTATCAACAGTTAAGTTGTTTCTAAGTGTATCAGATGGTAAATACAAACGAATGATTAAAGTTACTTTTTCGACATTGGTAATTGGCAGCCAGTTTTCTTTTTTCTCCGTTCCCGATAGATTGATTTTATAAGAAGTACTATCCGTTTCGTACTTTACATTTTCAAGATTATAACTATATTTGTTGTTTGGATTTTTAATTAAAAACCCATTTTTATCATAAGCAGTAATACTCCAATATTTAGCATCCAGTTTTTTTCCGCTTATGATATAATCAGCTTTAGGATCTAATGCGTTTCCTTCGCTATCAGTACTTGTGCTTACATAAATCACTTCTTTTTTGGTCAAAGCATAAGGTCCATAAACTGCCACTTGTGCAATTGTCAGCAAATCGGCGGTGTTAAGATCTTTGTCTTTATCAACCGTTTGCCAATTCCCAATGATACGTTGCGAATCGCTTTTGCCGGATTTAATGTTGTAAACACCAACGGCACTTCCCAATACAATAGACAAAATAATCAATGCTACCGCAAGTCCTATTGTTTTAATTTTTTGATTTAAAGCCATTTTTATTTGATTTTAAGTTGAATATTTTGTTTTTTTCTTCGCTTTGTCAAAGTTTTAAACTTTGACAAAGCTTCTACTATGCGTATTTTTTTGAAGCCTTTCTTTTGCGCATTTTTGTCATTCCGAGGAACGAGGAATCTCCGCAAGTAGCTCCGCTTAGAAATTCATCAAACTTTGTCGAGTTACTTGTGGAGATTCCTCGTTCCTCGGAATGACAAACTTCGAGTTGAAGTTTTTACTTCACCAATTTCTCTACCGTAACTCCATGCTGCAATTCAGCCAAAGTCTTTACCGGATATGCTTTCGAAACTAAATAGCGAAACAAAATCAATCCTTTTGTTGTTGGACTATAGATGATTTTCTCTTTCGGAATATTTTTCAATACTTCTGATGTACTTCCTTCCAGAGCTAAATAATATTCGAATTTTGCTTTTACCTGTTCTTCATTCTGAACAAAATAATTAGTGGTGTTTTCCTGATAAGCCGAGATAGACCAATAAGTAGAATCCGGAACTGTTCCTGAGATTTTCAATACCTGATCGTTTAAATCATAATTAATTGTAGAATACAAAAAGTCGGGATTTGGTAACGGAATCACTCTGCTATTTTCAGCATCAGGCTGATTTCCAAATTGAG is a window encoding:
- a CDS encoding family 2A encapsulin nanocompartment shell protein, translated to MAESKQQQTALGDVAARQLAIATRSVPQIGTISPRWLTHLLHWVPVESGVFRLNKVKDGTHIEVDCSARDERILPNTFVDYIENPREYNLAAVQTIVEVHTRVSDLYSKPYNQISEQLRLAIETIKERQESELINNKDYGLLSNVAPSQIIKTRTGAPTPDDLDELLTKVWKEPGFFLLHPLAIAAFGRECTRRGVPPPTTSLFGSQFLTWRGIPLIPSDKLPIVNGKSKIILLRTGESRQGVIGLIQPGLQGEQSPGLSVRFMGINEKAIASYLVSLYCSLAVLVDDAIAVLEDVEIGKYHEYKY
- a CDS encoding arylsulfatase, which codes for MKKAFITLNLLITFGSFSHAQTTSSKPNIILILVDDMGYSDLGNYGSEIKTPNLDKLATEGLRLREFYNNSICAPTRGSLLTGQYQHKAGMGFFDVNLGLPAYQGYLNKESLTLGEVFRSGGYSTLLSGKWHVGSEDQAQWPNQRGFDKFYGILKGASNYFDTKPLPFGKTPYPVKLIRNNEELHPKDDSYYFTDEIGNNAVTFLDEQNKENKPFFLYLAFTAPHWPLQAKPVDIAKYRGKFDEGWDILREKRIEKLKANGILPADQTVAPRDPEVPEWNKLSYDEKQFWKAKMEVYAAMVDNMDQNVGKVLDKLKALKKDKNTLIIFISDNGAQGGFNTYNPLGRGLVRNDGPVGTSGSFDYQEQNWAYLSNTPLQQYKNNMHEGGFSSPFIAWFPSKIKAGRIDKGTGHIIDLAPTFYELAGIEYPKEYNGVTTNPLVGSSLLPVLFNNVSQVDRGAPLFWERAGNRAVRDGKWKLVSTYPSYEWELYNIETDRGETANVAQQNPGIVNKLSASYFDWADKTGVVEYSKFKLKPEVMPGGALLKKQ
- the cysK gene encoding cysteine synthase A — translated: MKYQNILETIGNTPHIKLNKLFTDHEVWIKLEKSNPGSSIKDRIALAMIEDAEKRGLLNPDSIIIEPTSGNTGIGLSLVAAVKGYKVIIVMPESMSVERRKIIEAYGAEYVLTPREKGTSGAVEKAKELAATINNAFLPSQFTNPANVEVHERTTAQEILADFPDGIDYLITGVGTGGHITGVSKILKQHFPNLKTIAVEPALSPVLSGGIPAPHPLQGIGAGFIPEVFNREYVDEIITVEKNDAFNFAKKLTQKEGIFGGVSTGAALAGVSKKLKDIPQGSVILTFNYDTGERYLSVEELFGFFS
- the epsC gene encoding serine O-acetyltransferase EpsC: MNSFYQEIAKQHQQLLILPEKKLIHKFIDELFAILFSNTSKSFGCLTTIENKIDELEKQFDELVLDFAPKDENSKQQTKTFFEAIPYLHKKALNDAQTIFAKDPAAKTLAEVLYSYPGFFAISIYRFSHQLWEQDLKLLARTISEYAHIKTSIEIHPGAQIGEDFAIDHGTGIVIGETAIIGNNVQIYQGVTLGALSVKKEEAFIKRHPTIEDNVIIYANSTILGGQTTIGHDSLIGGNVWLTYTIPSNSVVYHKNEMKIKDNNPFPEPIFYSI
- a CDS encoding family 2A encapsulin nanocompartment cargo protein cysteine desulfurase, whose protein sequence is MSINTNNNGLPNIDDLQNLANELFKALPNEFPKEISLSPDKSEHPRATKIAETLLQSGGANILAPIPTQNPVNIAPTPNSFTGFGVTPTVTNYGSNTGASALYPNAGAGFDPQSGVTTSGIQEDYNLNMNDPQTGFYDHNLKNGGSPQLTEDKFFSDLLLNNQYLPFQTENSSFEIELQAALATVDTQFKRRDISPSSGNGPGNNYYFLDQNPFVFDKKSPNAIVRSTLGSTELNGIIGTNFNAELIKKDFPILRETVNGKPLVWFDNAATTQKPQSVIDRIAYFYEHENSNIHRAAHELAARASDAYEAAREKVKTFLNATSVNEIVFVRGATEGINLVAQSWGDHNLVAGDEIIVSNLEHHANIVPWKRLADKKGLKLRVIPVDDDGQILLDEYAKLLNPKTRLVAFTQVSNALGTVTPAKKIVEMAHSAGAKVLIDGAQSVSHMKVDVQDLNPDWLVFSGHKLFGPTGIGALYGKEDLLNEMEPYQAGGNMIQDVTFEEIKYHKAPNRFEAGTGNIADAIGLGAAIDYVTKLGIDAIGQYEHYLLEYATKLLKEIPGVRLIGTAKDKASVLSFNLQGYSNDQVGQALNKEGVAVRTGHHCAQPILRRMGVETTVRPSLAFYNTTQDVDTFIKTLWELKKVRF